CGCTTTGCAAAGCAAAAGGATTAATATCTGGCGTGTTGGGCCAGAAATTAGGGCGGTAAAATTCTTTTTGTTCGGATTGCGTTAATTCTTCTACATATTCGGTTAATTCTTTTTTAGAATTTCTCCAAGTAAAGTAGGTGTACGATTGGCTGAATCCTTGTTTAGCCAACTCATTCATGATTTTTGGACGTGTAAATGCTTCCGCTAAAAATAAAACGTCTGGATGTTTTTTCTTGATTTCAGCAATCAACCAACCCCAAAAATAGAATGGTTTTGTATGCGGATTATCTACTCTGTAAATTTTGATATTGCATTCTTCAATCCAAAACAGGGCAACATCTAATAATTCTTTCCAAAGGTTTTTCCAATCGCCGCTTTCAAAATAAATAGGCTGAATATCCTGGTATTTTTTAGGTGGATTTTCAGCATATTGTACCGTTCCGTCTGGTCTCCATTTAAACCATTGTGGAAAATCTTTCACATAAGGATGATCCGGAGCTGCTTGCAAAGCATAATCCATAGCCACTTCTATACCTAAATCTTGTGCTTTTTTTACTAATTCCTTAAAATCATCGATGGTTCCTAATTCAGGATGAGTTGATTTATGACCGCCATGATGAGAACCAATTCCCCAAGGCGATCCTACATCTCCATATTCTGCATTTGTAGCGTTATTTTTTCCTTTTCGATTTACTTCACCAATAGGATGAATCGGTGGAAAATATAAGGTGTCAAATCCCATTTCTGCCACTCTTGGCAAGAGTCTTTCACAGTCTTTAAAAGTTCCGTGCTTTCCTTCTTCAGGTGAAGCTGAACGGGGAAAAAACTCATACCAAGTACTAAATAATGCTTTTTTTCTGTCTACATAAACCTTTAAAGGCGTTGATTTATTCTCTAAAAAACGAATAGGATATTTCTTGAAAATGCGTGTTAATTCTTGTGAAGTAGCTTCACGAACAGCATTGTCATATTCCGATTCTGTAGTGAAATAATGGGCTAAAGTATTTAAATAGTTATTTTCGGAAGCCTCAACTTGATTGAGTATGGCACGAAGATACTCTGCTCCCTCCAGTAATTCCGATTTTACATATTGATTGTCTTGAATTTTTCGTTCTGTTCCGTGTTGCCAATTCAAAGCATAATCAACCCAACCTTCTACAAAATAGGAATAGAAACCTTGTTTTTCGACTTTAAATTCAGCAATCCATTCATCATTAAAAGTAGGAATCATTCTAACTTCATCCCAGTTTTCATCTTCTTCATGTTTGTACTTCACACAACATTCTATAACATCGTGTCCGTCAGAAAAAACAGCGGCAGTTACTATTACTTTTTGACCAACAATTCGTTTTATGGCATTAACACCACAATCTAATTGTGGGGAAACATTTTCTATTATTATTCGGGTTTGGTTCTGCATTTTGTACTTTTATTTTGTATCGGAAAAATAATGAATTTTATATATTCAGGAAGCTTTAATAAAAAAATTATTGATTTCACAATAATATAAGTGTAATAGAATTAATCATTGAGAAATTTAAAATCATTTGTCAAAAGCAATACATATATCTTTCTAATTTAGCGTATTTGAATAAAATATTTGTTAAAAAAATCCAAAACTAACAGCTAAATGTTTTTTGATTAATGGGCAAAACCAATTTTTATTAAAAAATTATAGTTTCTACTGTCTAATCTTCAAAAACAGGTGTTAGTTTTGGAATTATTTAAACATTCATAAAGAATGAATTATTTGATACTGAAATTATTAGGAATAATTGCTCCTTTTTTGATAACAACAATACCATCTTTTATAGCATATAATTCATGATTAAGGTTTTCTAGATGCTTTCCTCCTTCAATGTGAACATCATTGCCTATTCTACAGTTCTTATCTACGATGGCATTGTTTATAAAGCATCGTTCTCCAATTCCTACTAATTGTTTGTCATTATAAACATCCTCTTTCATGTCATCGATGCTTTGGTAAAAATCATTACCCATAACATAACAATTCTTGATAACGGTTCCTTCTCCTATTCTGGAACGAATTCCAATTACAGATTGATGTATTTCTTTGGCATGAATAATACAACCTTCGGAAATTAATGATTTTTCAATCGTAGTTTTTTGAAATTTTGAAGGCGGTAATAAACGAGGTCTTGTGAAAATTTTATTGTCGTTATCAAATAAATTAAACTCCGGAATATCATTTGTTAAACCAATATTAGCTTCAAAGAAAGAATCGATGTTACCAATATCTGTCCAATATCCTTCATATTGATAGCTTAATATTTTTCGGTGTCCAACGGCTTGTGGAATGATTTCTTTACCAAAATCCTTTGTATCCGGATTTTTCATTAATTCAATCAATAATTTTCTGTTGAAGATGTAAATCCCCATTGATGCCAAATAATGTTTTCCTTGGCTTTTCATCTCTTCGCTTACGTCTGATTCCCAATCAGGCAATAGCTCTGCAGCCGGTTTTTCAATAAAAGATTCAATGCAGCTTTCGGAGTTTGTTTTTAAAATCCCAAATTCAGGTGCATCTTTTGCATTTACTGGCAATGTAGCAATCGAAATATCAGCTTCTGCATTAATATGTGCTTCTAACATTTCGTTAAAATCCATTTGATACAGTTGATCTCCTGAAAGAATTAAAGCATAATCAAATTCATGATTTAAGAAATGAGGCATACATTGTCTTACAGCATCCGAAGTTCCTTGAAACCAGGTTGGGTTATCAGGCGTTTGTTCAGCAGCTAAAATATCAACGAAGGCATGACTAAAAATACTAAAGTTGTACGTGTTTTTTATATGGGCATTCAAAGAAGCCGAATTAAATTGTGTCAATACAAACATTCTATAAATATCCGAATTCATACAATTTGAGATAGGAATATCAACCAATCTGTATTTTCCTCCAATTGGCACAGCAGGTTTTGACCTTGTTTCTGTTAGCGGATACAATCTAGAACCCTGACCTCCTCCTAAAATAATTGCAATTACGTTTTTCTTTTTAGCTTTCATTTCTTTTAATAATTAAATTGTATACTTCTATATATTCTTTGCAAACGCTACTCCAAGAATGGTCAATTTGCATTCCTGATTTTCTAATTTTATTTAAAGTTTTCTTGTCCTCATACATTTTCAATGCTCTTCTTATTGAAGTACAAATATCTGTAACGCTGGTTTGCTCGTGACAAATCCCATTTCCGCCGTCTTCAAAATCTATTACTGTGTCTTTCAATCCTCCGGTTCTTCTCACTACGGGAATTGTTCCGTAACGTAAGGCATACATTTGGTTTAATCCGCAAGGTTCTACTCTTGATGGCATTAATAAAAAATCTGAACCTGCAAAAATCAAATGCGCTAAATCTTCATTGTATCCAATGAAAGTGTTGTAATTTCCTTTATAATCTGGCAATAATTGATTCAATTCTGTTTCTATAGTTTCATTTCCTGAACCTAAAATTAGAATATTAATTTCATTTAAATGCTCGGCTAAAGCCAATGCTGATGCTTGCGGCAATAAATCAGCTCCTTTTTCTTCTAATAATCGTCCAATAAAACTAAAAAGCGGTTTCGACGGGTCTAAATCAAAAATATCGCAAAGTTTCTCTTTGTTTTTTTGCTTTCCATTTTCAATCGTGTCAATCGTATAATTACTGACTAATACTTTATCAGTAGCCGGATTCCAGACTTTTTCATCAATACCATTCAAAATTCCTTTCGACTTCTGACGCACCATATTAAACAATGATTCCAATCCATTTGAAGAATGATTAATTTCATTCAAATAATTAGGTGATACAGTCGTTACCGCGCTAGCACATTTTATTCCAACAGCCAGAGAATTGATAGCATTCCCCCATTCTAAAACACCAACATGAGCCAAATCAAATTCAGGCAAATAATACAATTTATTAAATCCAAAAATCCCCTGATACAAACCACTATGAATGGTTAACACCGTTGGTATATTTTTTAATTTTTGATATTTGTGTGCATAAAGCATCATAAAAGGAATCAATCCTGTATGATGATCGTGACAGTTAATAACATCCGGAATTTCTCTTCGCCCTAAAATCCAATCTAAAGTAGCAATTTGAAAAGATACAAATCGCTCAATATCATCTTCATAACCATAAACTTCTTTGCGGTCAAATAACTCCTGAATGGCTATTACATATAATTCAAATCCCAGTTTATCTGTTTTTTCTTTGTGTACGCTAAACGGAAAATTAAAATTTCCTAATTTCACATGACTCCAATGAACACATTCAAATTCATTTTCATTTATAAATTTAGTATCATAAGCCGGAATCACTACTCGTACGTCATGCCCTTCGGTACTTTGGTATTTTGGTAATGCTCCAACAACGTCAGCCAAACCGCCTACTTTTGCCGCAGGATAACATTCTGCACTGATGTGAAATAATTCCATTTATAAAACTTTGTTTCTTTTCAATTCAACATAAAATTTGATAAAGGCATCATTTACTCCATCGTGGGTAGTTCCCAATTTTTGTGTAAATACCAATTATTACGTTAAAAAATTATAAATTATATTACTTTTATGTTTTTCTAAATTTAGTAAAAAAAAAGTAACTTATTAATACTATTAAAAATTTATTTTAATGTCAAAAAAAAACAAAAATATTTCTCAATCATTAAGAATTCCGAGGGTTATTTTATTAATAAGTAAATTTTTCGCTTTTATTTCAACAAAATTAGTAACTCTTTTTGCTTCAAAATTATTTACGACACCCATAAAACATAAGGTTCCAAAAAGAGAATTGGAAATGGACCGCAAAAGCATTCAAAATTTAATGTTAGTTCCCGCAATCAATAAGCAAGTTATGATTTATGAATACGGAGAAAGCGACAAGAAAATATTATTAGTTCATGGTTGGTCAGGAAGAGGAACACAATTATTTAAAATAGCTGATGCTTTTTTGGCTGCAGGATATTCAACCCTAAGTTTTGATGCGCCAGCTCACGGAAAATCTCCCGGAAATGAAACAATAATGGTTGATTTTATCGCTTCTATTTTGGAAATTAATACCAAATATGGACCTTTTGAAGCAGTTGTAGGTCATTCTTTAGGAGGAATGTCAGTACTAAATGCTATAAAAAGAGGATTGAACGTTAAACATGCTGTAATAATAGGAAGCGGTGATATTGTTCAGGATATTTTGGATGATTTCATTTCTAAATTAGAATTAAAACCAATAATCAGTACAAAACTTCGTTTGTATTTTGAAAAAAAGTATAACGAAAAAATGGATGATTTCTCGGGCTATAAAGCGGCATCAGAAATCACAATTCCTGTTCTTGTTATTCATGATAAAGAGGACCAAGAAGTTCCAGTAAAAGCAGGAATTCATATCCATAAACATTTAAAAAATGGAGCGCTTATATTGACCGAAGGACTAGGACACCGAAAAATTTTAGGCGATTCAAATGTAGTTCAAAAAACGGTTGAGTTCATAACCAGTAAATAATTGATTTTAAATTATATAAAAAAAATAATAATATTTAAATACTTTGAAAATTGTATTCAATAATAACTTAAAATATGAAATATCCTTTAGAAAAAACAGAACAAGAATGGAACGAATTATTAGGGCCGGAACGCTTTAGAATTCTTCGTCAAAAAGGAACCGAATATCCTCATACCGGTAAATATAATTTGCATTATGAAAAAGGAACTTATTGTTGCGGAGCCTGCAATGAACCCTTATTTGAAAGTGATTCTAAGTTTGATGCGCATTGTGGATGGCCTTCTTTTGACGAATCAATTCCCGGAAAAGTAGAATACATAACTGATACTACACACGGTATGAAACGTACCGAAATTCTATGCGCTAATTGTGGAAGTCATCTGGGACATGTTTTTAATGACGGCCCCACTAAAACCGGACAACGCTACTGTGTCAATTCATTATCTGTAGATTTTAAAGAAATATAAAACATGGATTTATTTGGTCAAACTCCAGATTGGGCAACTTATTTATCACCAATCCTGACAAAATATAAAAATAGAAAACATCCTTTAGCCTACGAAAATTTATATCAGTTAGTGGTTATGGTTATTTTATCGGCGCAAGACTCTGATGCAAATATCAATGCGGTAGCACCTGCTCTATTTGAAATATATCCAGACATGGAACGTTTATCAGTGACTAACAGAGAGGCATTATTGCCTAATATCAGCACCGTTCGGAATTTTGGAACAAAAGCCAATTGGCTGATTGAAATTGCTCAAATCATCGAAAAAAACGAGAATATTCCATTAACGATGAATGCTTTAACAGCCTTAAAAGGCATTGGAAGAAAATCCGCCAATGTAATAATGCGGGAAACAAATCAGCCAGCCGAAGGCATTATTGCCGATTTGCATGTCATTCGAGTAGCGCCAAGAATAGGTTTAATTTCTGAAACTAAAGACGGTAACAAAGTGGAAAAACAATTGATGCAGGTTTTGCCAAAATCAATTTGGGGTGAAATTGGTATGGCGATTTCTTTTCTTGGAAGAGAAATTTGTCGACCAAAACCCAAATGCGATTTATGTCCGATAAATAATTTTTGCGCTTATTATGCGAATGAAAATTAAACTAATTCTTTAAAAAACTGCAATAAAATTTGATCGTTTTTTAATGTTGGTGTGAAAACCTCAAGAATGCTTGGTTTTTCATTTTTAGTGTAAAGCATTTTCAAACTGGAATCTAAACTTTTTTCATCACTGGCAATGCTGTATTCAAATCCAAACATTTTTGCTAAATGTTCTGCTGTATGACAATGTGAAGTTTCAAAGAAAGTATTGAAAACAGGGCTTTCCTCATGTCCTGGTAAGATTCTGAAAATCCCTCCACCACCGTTATTAATCAAGATTATTTTGAAGTTTTTAGGAATATAACTATTCCACAAAGCATTGCTGTCATATAAAAAACCAATATCACCACTGATGAATACGGTTTGTTTTTCATTGGCCACAGCCGCACCAATCGCAGTCGAAGTGCTGCCGTCAATTCCACTGGTTCCTCGATTGCAATAGACTTCAATTGAAGGATCGATATCTATTAATTGTGCATATCGAATGGCAGAGCTATTACTGATTTGCAGTTGACTGTTCGTTGGTAAACTTTGAATTACTTTTTCGAAAACTTTAAAATCTGAAAAAGGAATTTTAGACAAATACAAATCCCCTTTTACTTTTCTCAGTTCTTTTACGGCATCTAATTGCTGAAAATAATCACTTTCAATTGTATTTGTAAGTGGCAAAAAGGCGCTAAAAAAGGCATTTGGATCTGCTTCAAAATGATGTGTTAAAGCATTAAAAGTATCATAAGCTCTCCAGTTATCAATATGCCAATGGTGTTTTGGTTTATACTTTCGCAAAAAAGCCTTAATCCGTTTAGAGACAACCATTCCGCCAAAAGTGACTAAAATTTCCGGAAGAAATCGTTCAAAATCCTCATTTGTAAAAGGTGTGATTATGGTGTCAATATTATTAATAAATGTTGGATGGTGAACATTAGAAGTCGTTTCGGTTAAAACCACAACTGATTTGTCTTCAGCAAAATGCGCAATTGTTTTGTCCGAAATGACATTGGGATCATTCACACCTACGAGAATCATTTTTCTAGTAGAATTGTTCCAAATGGAAGCAAATTCAGCTAAGTTTTCTATGGAATTTGTCGGAGTATTATTTGCGGAAGCGAAACTATTCACGTTCACCGAAAGTTCTGAAACGGTTTCATACAAAGGTTCTTCAAAAGGAGCGTTGATATGAACCGGACCTTTTTCGAGCATAGCACAATCAATCGCTTCGTTGATTTTTAAATCATTTTCTGCCGAAACATGCTCTTGTAAATTGGCATTGTACAACGAATGATTTGAGAATACATTTTCTTGACGAATGGTTTGACCGTCTCCAATATCAATTTTACTTTGGGGTCTGTCTGCCGAAATCACAATCAAAGGAATCTGACTGTAAAATGCTTCTGCAAAAGCAGGATAATAATTTAGTAAAGCTGAACCGGAAGTACAAACCAGCGCGATAGGTTTTTTGGTTTGTTGCGCCATTCCTACTGCAAAAAAAGCAGCACAACGCTCGTCAGCAATACTGTAACATTTAAATGCCGGATTGCTAACAAAACCAATTGTTAAAGGGGCATTTCGAGAACCTGGGGAAATTATTATGGTAGTGATTCCTTTGGCTAAACAGATTTGTATGATGCTTTGTGCTAAAGGTATTTTTGGATAAATCATTTGTTTATTTTTCTGATTACAAAGTTACAAACTTGCTGTTGCTTTTCCGTTCATTTCGGCTGATTTTTCTTAATTTTGAAAGCAAATAAATAAGAAATGAAAATTAGCTTAAGACCATATCAAACCGAAGATACACAAGCAATATTAGAAATAATTAACTATAATATTCTTAATTCAACCGCGCTTTATGATTACAATGTTAGAAGTTATGAGCAGCAAAAGAATATTTTGGAGGAAAAAATCAACAAAAATTTCCCTGTGATTGTAGCGGAACTAAATGGTAAAGTTGTGGGTTTTGGAATGTACAGCGAATTTCGCTTCAGAGAAGCTTATAAATTTACCGTTGAACATTCTGTGTATGTCGACCATGAGTATCATGGCAAAGGGATTGGAAAAGTACTATTACAGGAATTAATCCGAATCGCAAAAGCGCAAAATCTTCATACGATGATTGCGGTTATTGATGCTGAAAATGAAAGTAGTGTTGAATTTCATGAAAAATTTGGTTTCAAAATTGTTGGTGTCATCAAAGAATCCGGTTATAAATTTGACCGTTGGTTGCATTCGGTTTTCATGCAATTGATTTTAGAATAAAAAGTGATTATTGTTTCAAAAAACATAATTCAGTAAGAAAACGATAACCGTGTAAAGAATAGTATATTTGCACGACTAGAATTATTATGAACTACACCTTACTTTCATCGCCTTTACAGGGATTTACCGACTTTCGTTTTAGGAATGCCCAAAATAAATATTTTGGCGGAATTGATACTTTTTATTCTCCTTACATTCGTTTAAACGGAAAATTAGTTGTTAAATCTTCTTATGAACGGGATTTACTCCCTGAAAATAATGTTGGTTTAGAGGTAATTCCACAAATTATAACGAACGATGCCGATGAGTTTTTATTTGTTGCCAAATATGTTCAAGAAATGGGTTATAAAGAATTGAACTGGAATTTAGGATGTCCTTATCCTATGGTTACCAAGTCTGGTATGGGTTCCGGTTTGATTAAAAATACGGAACAAATCAATCATATTCTGGACAGAGCTCATTCTGAAACAGATATTATCGTATCGATGAAAATGCGTTTGGGATATGATACTACCGAAGAAATTTTGGATGTTTTGCCTATTTTAGATCAATATCCAATTAAGAATATTGCCATTCACGCGCGTATTGGAAAACAACTGTATAAAGGCGGCGTACATCTTGACGCATTTCAACATTGTATCGATAATACCAAACACAAATTGTATTATAATGGCGATATTACTTCGGTAAAAAAGTTTCAGGAGATGCAGGAACGTTTTCCAACTATTGACCATTGGATGATTGGCAGAGGTTTAATTGCGGATCCTTTTTTGCCCGGCATGATAAAAAACAATGCTGTAGAATATCCTAAAAACAAAATAGAATTATTCAGTGCGTTTCACGACACATTGTACCAAGGATATAGCGAATCACTTTCAGGATCGACTCATATCTTATTAAAAATGCATCATTTATGGGAATACTTTTCGGTTATATTTTCAAATCCCCATAAAGTTCATAAAAACATTAAAAAATCCAAAAGTATTCGAAATTATGAAGCCACTGTTGCAGAAATTTTGAAAGCCGAAATAAATCAAAAATAAAAAAGAGATTCTCTATCAAATGAGAATCTCTTTTTTTATAGTTCTAAAAAATTAAAAACTGAATTTATCCTTTGACCCAATTCACCACTTCGGTATCTGTAGGCAATGTACGTGGCGAAATCACTTTTTCTAATTCGCCTTTTTCATTGATAAGGTATTTTTGAAAATTCCATTCTACTTCTGAATCTTGTAAACCATTTTTAGATTTCTGTGTCAAAAATTGGTAAACGGCACACATATCATCACCTTTTACAGAAACTTTGTCCATCATAGGAAAAGTTACACCATAATTTTGTTGGCAAAAAGTAGCAATTTCTTCATTGGTTCCCGGCTCTTGCGAAGCAAAATTATTAGCCGGAAAACCTACAATCACAAATCCTTTATCTTTGTATTCTTTATACAATGCTTCTAAATCTTTGTATTGTGGCGTCAATCCACATTTTGAAGCCGTATTGACAATCATTATTTTTTTACCTTTTAAAGTAGAAAAATCAAAGGTGTTTCCTGATAAATCTTCTACTTTAAATTGATAAATAGTTTCTTTGGCAACTGGAATTTCATTCATATTAATTTCTGATGGTTTAGGTTGTGCGTGATTTTGACAACTGAAAAGCATAATAGCACAGCTGGCTATAAATAATAGGTTTTTCATATTTTTATTTTTTATAAAATTAGAACAATTAATTGTTTGTCAATAATTTATTTTAGTTAAACAGAAGTTAAATAAAAAAGAAGCCTAACCTCACGAAAAAAAGGTTAGACTTCTAAACAAAACAAACTAAATCTTCCTTATTAACACTAAAAAGTATAAGTAATTTTTCCTTTCATAAAAAAAGGTGTTCCCGGAGTAAAATGTATTTCTTCTACACTTTCAGATTCATTTTGCAATCTTGATTCGGTCGCAAATTGAGTTTCATTCCATGCTGTATCAAAGAGATTTTCTATCGAGATTCCGAAATTGA
This region of Flavobacterium lacustre genomic DNA includes:
- a CDS encoding alpha-1,4-glucan--maltose-1-phosphate maltosyltransferase, whose amino-acid sequence is MQNQTRIIIENVSPQLDCGVNAIKRIVGQKVIVTAAVFSDGHDVIECCVKYKHEEDENWDEVRMIPTFNDEWIAEFKVEKQGFYSYFVEGWVDYALNWQHGTERKIQDNQYVKSELLEGAEYLRAILNQVEASENNYLNTLAHYFTTESEYDNAVREATSQELTRIFKKYPIRFLENKSTPLKVYVDRKKALFSTWYEFFPRSASPEEGKHGTFKDCERLLPRVAEMGFDTLYFPPIHPIGEVNRKGKNNATNAEYGDVGSPWGIGSHHGGHKSTHPELGTIDDFKELVKKAQDLGIEVAMDYALQAAPDHPYVKDFPQWFKWRPDGTVQYAENPPKKYQDIQPIYFESGDWKNLWKELLDVALFWIEECNIKIYRVDNPHTKPFYFWGWLIAEIKKKHPDVLFLAEAFTRPKIMNELAKQGFSQSYTYFTWRNSKKELTEYVEELTQSEQKEFYRPNFWPNTPDINPFALQSGNESVHLQKYFLAATLSSSVGIYGPVFEYMVCAPMAPGKEEYLNSEKYEYYKWDWEKQNKLITLITRINTIRKEQLSLQQTNNIVFCDTNNEQVMAYYKFDDDKLNETLMVVSLDAYNSSQAMVRIPLQQLGNQPIHVTDLITGNTYLWDKEWNYVVLSPDLPFHLFKIQR
- a CDS encoding glucose-1-phosphate adenylyltransferase, with the protein product MKAKKKNVIAIILGGGQGSRLYPLTETRSKPAVPIGGKYRLVDIPISNCMNSDIYRMFVLTQFNSASLNAHIKNTYNFSIFSHAFVDILAAEQTPDNPTWFQGTSDAVRQCMPHFLNHEFDYALILSGDQLYQMDFNEMLEAHINAEADISIATLPVNAKDAPEFGILKTNSESCIESFIEKPAAELLPDWESDVSEEMKSQGKHYLASMGIYIFNRKLLIELMKNPDTKDFGKEIIPQAVGHRKILSYQYEGYWTDIGNIDSFFEANIGLTNDIPEFNLFDNDNKIFTRPRLLPPSKFQKTTIEKSLISEGCIIHAKEIHQSVIGIRSRIGEGTVIKNCYVMGNDFYQSIDDMKEDVYNDKQLVGIGERCFINNAIVDKNCRIGNDVHIEGGKHLENLNHELYAIKDGIVVIKKGAIIPNNFSIK
- a CDS encoding glycogen synthase; this translates as MELFHISAECYPAAKVGGLADVVGALPKYQSTEGHDVRVVIPAYDTKFINENEFECVHWSHVKLGNFNFPFSVHKEKTDKLGFELYVIAIQELFDRKEVYGYEDDIERFVSFQIATLDWILGRREIPDVINCHDHHTGLIPFMMLYAHKYQKLKNIPTVLTIHSGLYQGIFGFNKLYYLPEFDLAHVGVLEWGNAINSLAVGIKCASAVTTVSPNYLNEINHSSNGLESLFNMVRQKSKGILNGIDEKVWNPATDKVLVSNYTIDTIENGKQKNKEKLCDIFDLDPSKPLFSFIGRLLEEKGADLLPQASALALAEHLNEINILILGSGNETIETELNQLLPDYKGNYNTFIGYNEDLAHLIFAGSDFLLMPSRVEPCGLNQMYALRYGTIPVVRRTGGLKDTVIDFEDGGNGICHEQTSVTDICTSIRRALKMYEDKKTLNKIRKSGMQIDHSWSSVCKEYIEVYNLIIKRNES
- a CDS encoding alpha/beta fold hydrolase, with product MSKKNKNISQSLRIPRVILLISKFFAFISTKLVTLFASKLFTTPIKHKVPKRELEMDRKSIQNLMLVPAINKQVMIYEYGESDKKILLVHGWSGRGTQLFKIADAFLAAGYSTLSFDAPAHGKSPGNETIMVDFIASILEINTKYGPFEAVVGHSLGGMSVLNAIKRGLNVKHAVIIGSGDIVQDILDDFISKLELKPIISTKLRLYFEKKYNEKMDDFSGYKAASEITIPVLVIHDKEDQEVPVKAGIHIHKHLKNGALILTEGLGHRKILGDSNVVQKTVEFITSK
- the msrB gene encoding peptide-methionine (R)-S-oxide reductase MsrB; protein product: MKYPLEKTEQEWNELLGPERFRILRQKGTEYPHTGKYNLHYEKGTYCCGACNEPLFESDSKFDAHCGWPSFDESIPGKVEYITDTTHGMKRTEILCANCGSHLGHVFNDGPTKTGQRYCVNSLSVDFKEI
- a CDS encoding endonuclease III domain-containing protein, with protein sequence MDLFGQTPDWATYLSPILTKYKNRKHPLAYENLYQLVVMVILSAQDSDANINAVAPALFEIYPDMERLSVTNREALLPNISTVRNFGTKANWLIEIAQIIEKNENIPLTMNALTALKGIGRKSANVIMRETNQPAEGIIADLHVIRVAPRIGLISETKDGNKVEKQLMQVLPKSIWGEIGMAISFLGREICRPKPKCDLCPINNFCAYYANEN
- the menD gene encoding 2-succinyl-5-enolpyruvyl-6-hydroxy-3-cyclohexene-1-carboxylic-acid synthase — its product is MIYPKIPLAQSIIQICLAKGITTIIISPGSRNAPLTIGFVSNPAFKCYSIADERCAAFFAVGMAQQTKKPIALVCTSGSALLNYYPAFAEAFYSQIPLIVISADRPQSKIDIGDGQTIRQENVFSNHSLYNANLQEHVSAENDLKINEAIDCAMLEKGPVHINAPFEEPLYETVSELSVNVNSFASANNTPTNSIENLAEFASIWNNSTRKMILVGVNDPNVISDKTIAHFAEDKSVVVLTETTSNVHHPTFINNIDTIITPFTNEDFERFLPEILVTFGGMVVSKRIKAFLRKYKPKHHWHIDNWRAYDTFNALTHHFEADPNAFFSAFLPLTNTIESDYFQQLDAVKELRKVKGDLYLSKIPFSDFKVFEKVIQSLPTNSQLQISNSSAIRYAQLIDIDPSIEVYCNRGTSGIDGSTSTAIGAAVANEKQTVFISGDIGFLYDSNALWNSYIPKNFKIILINNGGGGIFRILPGHEESPVFNTFFETSHCHTAEHLAKMFGFEYSIASDEKSLDSSLKMLYTKNEKPSILEVFTPTLKNDQILLQFFKELV
- a CDS encoding GNAT family N-acetyltransferase, with amino-acid sequence MKISLRPYQTEDTQAILEIINYNILNSTALYDYNVRSYEQQKNILEEKINKNFPVIVAELNGKVVGFGMYSEFRFREAYKFTVEHSVYVDHEYHGKGIGKVLLQELIRIAKAQNLHTMIAVIDAENESSVEFHEKFGFKIVGVIKESGYKFDRWLHSVFMQLILE
- a CDS encoding tRNA dihydrouridine synthase, giving the protein MNYTLLSSPLQGFTDFRFRNAQNKYFGGIDTFYSPYIRLNGKLVVKSSYERDLLPENNVGLEVIPQIITNDADEFLFVAKYVQEMGYKELNWNLGCPYPMVTKSGMGSGLIKNTEQINHILDRAHSETDIIVSMKMRLGYDTTEEILDVLPILDQYPIKNIAIHARIGKQLYKGGVHLDAFQHCIDNTKHKLYYNGDITSVKKFQEMQERFPTIDHWMIGRGLIADPFLPGMIKNNAVEYPKNKIELFSAFHDTLYQGYSESLSGSTHILLKMHHLWEYFSVIFSNPHKVHKNIKKSKSIRNYEATVAEILKAEINQK
- a CDS encoding glutathione peroxidase, which encodes MKNLLFIASCAIMLFSCQNHAQPKPSEINMNEIPVAKETIYQFKVEDLSGNTFDFSTLKGKKIMIVNTASKCGLTPQYKDLEALYKEYKDKGFVIVGFPANNFASQEPGTNEEIATFCQQNYGVTFPMMDKVSVKGDDMCAVYQFLTQKSKNGLQDSEVEWNFQKYLINEKGELEKVISPRTLPTDTEVVNWVKG